A stretch of Actinomycetota bacterium DNA encodes these proteins:
- a CDS encoding BMP family ABC transporter substrate-binding protein: MKTNLKIAAAFVAVAALGLAGCSSSTDSAEPSFKACQVTDTGGVDDKGFNQTAYKGVTDAAEQLGIQGSVLESQAETDYATNIQSFVDQGCNIIITVGFLLGDATATAANANPTVPFSIVDYAYDEGVIKNNNVLGQIFNTDEASFLAGYLAAGMSKTGTVGTFGGLNIPTVTIFMDGFYNGVQKYNADNGKKVKVLGWNPKTKKGLFTENFEKLDDGRTFAQNLVDEGADIVMPVAGPVGLGSAALASELGADKLMIIGVDADQFLKDSANSGVYLTSVLKNMDVTTFDAIKSVFDGTFKGGTVVGTLANGGVALAPYHDFEASVPTELQDQITALQTGIIDGTVKVK, encoded by the coding sequence ATGAAAACCAATCTGAAGATCGCCGCGGCTTTTGTCGCCGTGGCAGCACTTGGTCTGGCGGGCTGCAGCAGCAGTACCGACAGTGCCGAGCCATCCTTCAAGGCCTGCCAGGTCACAGACACCGGCGGCGTCGATGACAAGGGTTTCAACCAGACCGCATACAAGGGTGTGACTGACGCTGCAGAGCAGCTCGGTATCCAGGGCTCAGTGCTTGAATCACAGGCCGAGACCGACTACGCAACCAATATCCAGTCCTTCGTCGACCAGGGTTGCAACATCATCATCACCGTGGGCTTCCTGCTTGGTGACGCAACGGCAACGGCCGCTAACGCCAACCCAACGGTGCCGTTCAGCATCGTGGACTACGCCTATGACGAAGGCGTCATCAAGAACAACAATGTGCTGGGTCAGATCTTCAACACCGATGAGGCCTCCTTCCTCGCTGGCTACCTCGCAGCGGGAATGTCCAAGACCGGCACCGTTGGCACCTTCGGTGGTCTGAACATCCCAACCGTGACCATCTTCATGGACGGCTTCTACAACGGCGTTCAGAAGTACAACGCTGACAACGGCAAAAAGGTCAAGGTCCTGGGCTGGAATCCCAAGACCAAGAAGGGGCTGTTCACCGAGAACTTCGAGAAGCTCGATGACGGTCGCACCTTCGCCCAGAACCTTGTTGACGAAGGCGCTGACATCGTGATGCCAGTTGCCGGTCCTGTTGGCCTTGGCTCAGCAGCATTGGCAAGTGAACTGGGAGCAGACAAGCTCATGATCATTGGTGTTGACGCTGATCAGTTCCTGAAGGACAGCGCCAACAGCGGCGTGTACCTCACTTCGGTCCTGAAGAACATGGACGTCACCACGTTCGACGCCATCAAGTCTGTCTTTGATGGCACCTTCAAGGGTGGGACTGTCGTAGGCACACTCGCCAATGGCGGTGTCGCTCTGGCTCCGTACCACGACTTCGAGGCATCGGTGCCAACTGAGTTGCAGGATCAGATCACTGCATTGCAGACCGGAATCATCGACGGCACGGTGAAGGTGAAGTAG
- the meaB gene encoding methylmalonyl Co-A mutase-associated GTPase MeaB → MKQPLPPTAELADLIRGGDRMWLARAITLIESRKADHRQLAAELLTALMPDTGKADRIGLTGVPGVGKSTFIDQFGTNLTAQGHQVAVLAVDPTSSRTGGAILGDKTRMQDLAVDPNAFIRPSPAGSSLGGVARSTRETMLLCEAAGFDVIIVETVGVGQSETTVAEMVDIFVVLMLAGAGDELQGIKKGVLELADLIAVNKADGDNVKKAKLAASDYRRAIRLMTPESKNWTPPVLTCSAVENTGLIEIWNEVVRHREIKTLSGEREQRRHEQHLRWMWSMISDRLLDEFRESPKVQSQLDRISTAVRKGELPAAVAADSLLEAFLDNDAPRS, encoded by the coding sequence ATGAAGCAACCGCTGCCGCCGACTGCGGAGCTCGCTGATCTGATCCGTGGCGGGGATCGCATGTGGCTGGCTCGTGCGATCACCTTGATAGAAAGTCGCAAGGCAGACCACCGGCAGCTGGCGGCAGAGCTCTTGACGGCGCTGATGCCCGATACCGGCAAGGCGGATCGCATTGGTCTGACTGGCGTGCCTGGAGTAGGCAAGTCCACCTTCATCGATCAATTCGGCACCAATCTCACGGCCCAAGGCCATCAGGTGGCAGTGCTCGCAGTTGATCCGACTTCGTCGCGCACTGGCGGAGCCATCCTTGGTGACAAGACGCGGATGCAGGATCTGGCCGTTGACCCCAATGCCTTCATTCGCCCATCTCCTGCAGGCAGCTCGCTGGGCGGGGTAGCGCGCAGCACGCGCGAGACCATGCTGCTGTGCGAGGCCGCTGGATTCGACGTGATCATCGTTGAAACAGTCGGCGTCGGACAAAGCGAGACGACAGTTGCAGAGATGGTTGACATCTTTGTTGTGCTGATGCTGGCCGGGGCCGGTGACGAACTGCAGGGCATCAAGAAGGGCGTGCTGGAACTCGCCGATCTGATCGCGGTCAACAAGGCCGATGGCGACAATGTCAAGAAGGCCAAGCTCGCAGCCTCTGACTACCGTCGAGCCATCCGACTGATGACTCCAGAATCCAAGAACTGGACTCCACCGGTGCTCACGTGCTCGGCCGTGGAGAACACCGGTCTCATAGAGATCTGGAATGAGGTCGTTCGGCATCGCGAAATCAAGACTCTCAGCGGCGAACGTGAGCAGCGTCGACATGAGCAGCATCTGCGCTGGATGTGGTCGATGATCTCAGATCGATTGCTCGACGAATTCCGAGAATCGCCGAAAGTGCAGTCGCAACTTGATCGCATCTCAACAGCGGTGCGCAAAGGTGAACTGCCGGCGGCGGTGGCAGCTGACAGTCTCCTCGAGGCCTTCTTGGACAACGACGCGCCGCGCTCATAA
- the scpA gene encoding methylmalonyl-CoA mutase, whose translation MATVPDFSGIELSPRKAASDHAAWADAVAKLTGSVPDKLVWETPEGIDVSPLYTAADLEGLDHLRTLPGLAPFLRGPYPTMYVNQPWTVRQYAGFSTARDSNAFYRRNLSQGQKGLSIAFDLATHRGYDSDHPRVAGDVGMAGVAIDSILDMRELFDGIPLGEMSVSMTMNGAVLPILALYIVAAEEQGVPTEKLEGTIQNDILKEFMVRNTYIYPPTPSMRIISDIFAYTSQKMPKFNSISISGYHMQEAGATADLELAYTLADGVEYIRAGVAAGLPVDSFASRLSFFWAIGMNFYMEIAKLRAARLIWAKLVKGMEAKNPKALALRTHSQTSGWSLTAQDVYNNVMRTCVEAMAATQGHTQSLHTNALDEALALPTDFSARIARNTQLFLQQESATTRVVDPWGGSYYVEKLTRELAEKAWAHIQEIEELGGMTKAIEAGIPKLRIEEAAARTQARIDTGRQAVIGVNLFQPEEPEDIDVLKIDNKAVREDQLAKLVRLKADRTQADVDVALAAIEEAAREGSGNLLELAVNAARARATVGEISMALENVWGRHKAEIRTISGVYRQEMGENDETVGRVRTLVDSFEKKEGRRPRLLVAKMGQDGHDRGQKVIASSFADLGFVVDIGPMFQTPEEVARQAVEADVDIVGASSLAAGHLTLVPMLKAALADMGRPDIMVVVGGVIPPQDFDALYQAGAAAIFPPGTVISAAAEKLLQQLLESRA comes from the coding sequence ATGGCGACCGTTCCTGATTTCAGCGGTATCGAGCTCAGTCCGCGCAAGGCCGCCAGCGATCACGCGGCCTGGGCTGACGCGGTCGCAAAACTGACCGGTTCGGTTCCCGACAAGCTCGTCTGGGAGACACCCGAGGGCATCGATGTCTCACCGCTGTACACCGCGGCCGATCTTGAAGGACTGGACCACCTTCGCACCCTTCCGGGTCTGGCTCCCTTTCTGCGGGGTCCGTATCCGACTATGTACGTCAACCAACCGTGGACCGTGCGTCAGTACGCAGGCTTCTCAACTGCGCGTGATTCCAATGCCTTCTACCGACGCAATCTCTCGCAGGGGCAAAAGGGGCTGAGCATTGCCTTCGATCTGGCAACCCACCGTGGCTATGACTCTGATCATCCGCGGGTAGCCGGCGACGTCGGCATGGCCGGTGTGGCCATCGACTCGATCCTGGACATGCGTGAGCTCTTCGACGGCATCCCGCTCGGCGAGATGAGTGTGTCGATGACGATGAACGGTGCTGTGCTGCCGATTCTGGCGCTCTACATCGTTGCTGCTGAAGAGCAGGGTGTGCCAACTGAGAAGCTTGAGGGCACGATCCAAAACGACATCCTCAAAGAGTTCATGGTGCGCAACACCTACATCTATCCGCCGACACCGTCGATGCGCATCATCTCCGACATCTTCGCGTACACCTCGCAGAAGATGCCCAAGTTCAACTCCATCTCCATCTCGGGCTACCACATGCAAGAAGCAGGTGCCACGGCTGATCTCGAACTGGCATACACCTTGGCCGACGGCGTGGAGTACATCCGGGCAGGTGTTGCAGCCGGCTTGCCAGTGGATTCCTTCGCTTCGCGTCTGTCCTTCTTCTGGGCCATCGGCATGAACTTCTACATGGAGATCGCCAAGCTGCGCGCAGCCCGACTGATCTGGGCCAAGCTCGTCAAGGGCATGGAAGCCAAGAACCCGAAGGCGCTCGCGCTGCGGACACATTCACAGACCTCCGGATGGTCCTTGACTGCGCAGGATGTCTACAACAACGTGATGCGCACCTGCGTTGAGGCAATGGCAGCAACTCAGGGCCACACCCAGTCGCTGCACACCAATGCTCTGGACGAAGCTCTCGCGCTGCCCACCGATTTCTCGGCGCGCATCGCACGCAACACGCAGTTGTTCCTGCAGCAGGAGTCAGCCACCACTCGCGTGGTTGACCCCTGGGGTGGCAGCTACTACGTGGAGAAGCTCACGCGTGAACTTGCCGAGAAGGCATGGGCGCACATCCAGGAGATCGAAGAACTCGGTGGCATGACCAAGGCGATCGAGGCCGGTATCCCCAAGTTGCGCATCGAGGAGGCCGCGGCTCGTACCCAGGCGCGTATCGACACTGGCCGTCAGGCCGTGATTGGCGTGAACCTGTTCCAGCCAGAAGAGCCTGAAGACATTGACGTGCTCAAGATCGACAACAAGGCAGTGCGTGAGGATCAGCTCGCCAAGCTTGTTCGACTGAAGGCGGATCGCACTCAGGCCGATGTGGACGTCGCACTTGCGGCAATCGAGGAGGCAGCCCGCGAGGGCAGCGGCAACCTGCTGGAACTGGCGGTCAACGCTGCCCGGGCGCGCGCCACGGTGGGCGAGATATCGATGGCGCTGGAGAACGTCTGGGGCCGCCATAAGGCGGAGATTCGCACGATCTCAGGCGTGTACCGTCAGGAGATGGGCGAGAACGACGAGACCGTAGGTCGCGTGCGCACCCTCGTGGACAGCTTTGAGAAAAAAGAAGGGCGTCGTCCCCGTCTGCTCGTTGCCAAAATGGGCCAAGACGGACACGACCGGGGGCAGAAGGTCATCGCGTCGAGTTTTGCTGACCTTGGCTTCGTCGTGGACATCGGACCGATGTTCCAGACTCCCGAGGAAGTTGCCCGTCAGGCAGTGGAAGCCGACGTCGACATCGTTGGAGCATCCTCCCTTGCCGCCGGACACCTGACCTTGGTGCCGATGCTCAAGGCTGCGTTGGCTGACATGGGACGTCCCGACATCATGGTGGTCGTGGGTGGCGTGATTCCGCCCCAGGACTTTGACGCGCTGTACCAGGCCGGTGCGGCGGCGATCTTCCCTCCTGGGACAGTCATCTCCGCGGCGGCTGAGAAGCTGCTGCAGCAGTTGCTCGAATCGCGTGCATGA
- a CDS encoding methylmalonyl-CoA mutase family protein, translating to MTSVNGLILAAEFDEPTREAWMVEVDKAIKGGDFDKILVSTTLDGIRIEPLYTAEDVAVESDESGFPGLAPLTRGGQIEPRVDGAWDIRACIAHPDMAVANAQVLTELRNGATSLELHLDLAGEGVGISVRSEADLARVLDGVMLDIAPVSLRAGAYSIIAAEWLNLILAARKVRGVQSAGCLGIDPFSALMARGDVPQGLGEAIIEGVALARASTTPRLRVFRASATVVADAGASEGQELAFLLSSATTYLRAMVEDGIDVATAASHIVLELSADVDVFATIAKTRALRHCWATVLESSGLTLDAQHPRLVEVAAQAGGRWLTVVDPWVNLLRGTSAALGAVVGGADVLTVAAFDGAEGLPSDLGRRLARNTQLLLQDESGIGRVLDPAGGSYYVESLTDSFAAVGWKQFQAIEAAGGLAAVLASGSFQAEVAKTAATRDKLIANRRQPLTGVSEFPQIGERRPEATNSPVPDVRAGIRVPGPGPATTATPLPPRRLAEPYEALRAAAEAAASKPTIFLANIGTGPSYVTRATFSSNLFATGGVDAVGDGGYADAAAAAEAFKASGAQAAVICGTDAAYTEQGVAYAQALKAAGASFVYLAGRAGDAKDQYEAAGIDDFVYMGVDVLSTLQRLHTKLGV from the coding sequence GTGACTTCCGTGAATGGCCTGATCCTGGCCGCAGAATTTGATGAGCCCACCCGCGAGGCCTGGATGGTCGAGGTCGACAAGGCGATCAAGGGCGGTGACTTCGACAAGATCCTGGTCAGCACCACTCTCGACGGCATTCGGATTGAACCTCTCTACACCGCTGAGGACGTCGCTGTTGAGTCCGATGAATCAGGATTCCCGGGCTTGGCGCCACTGACCCGCGGCGGCCAGATTGAACCCCGCGTGGATGGTGCTTGGGATATCCGCGCCTGTATTGCGCATCCAGACATGGCCGTGGCCAATGCACAGGTGTTGACCGAACTGCGCAATGGCGCCACCAGTTTGGAACTGCACCTGGATCTCGCTGGTGAGGGCGTTGGCATCAGTGTTCGCTCCGAGGCCGACCTTGCGCGGGTACTCGATGGCGTGATGCTCGACATCGCGCCGGTGTCGCTTCGGGCTGGCGCCTATTCGATCATCGCGGCCGAGTGGCTGAACTTGATTCTGGCTGCTCGCAAGGTTCGCGGAGTCCAGTCGGCTGGGTGTCTGGGCATCGATCCCTTCAGTGCGCTGATGGCAAGGGGCGATGTCCCGCAGGGCCTTGGCGAGGCGATCATCGAGGGCGTGGCCTTGGCGCGTGCGTCCACGACGCCCAGATTGCGCGTCTTTCGGGCTTCGGCAACCGTTGTTGCTGACGCTGGTGCAAGTGAGGGCCAGGAGCTGGCCTTCCTCCTGTCCTCTGCAACGACCTATCTGCGGGCAATGGTCGAGGACGGCATCGACGTCGCGACTGCCGCGAGCCACATCGTGCTCGAGCTCTCCGCTGACGTCGACGTGTTCGCGACCATTGCCAAGACCCGCGCCCTTCGTCATTGCTGGGCAACGGTGCTTGAGTCAAGCGGTCTCACCTTGGATGCACAGCATCCAAGGCTGGTGGAGGTGGCCGCTCAAGCCGGTGGCCGCTGGCTGACGGTTGTTGACCCGTGGGTCAACCTGCTGCGGGGAACCTCTGCTGCCTTGGGCGCAGTGGTCGGCGGAGCCGATGTCCTGACCGTTGCCGCCTTCGACGGAGCCGAAGGTCTTCCCAGTGATCTGGGTCGACGACTGGCCCGCAACACCCAGCTCCTGCTGCAGGATGAGTCCGGCATCGGTCGGGTGCTGGATCCGGCCGGCGGCAGCTACTACGTGGAGAGCCTCACCGACAGTTTTGCGGCAGTGGGCTGGAAGCAGTTCCAGGCAATCGAGGCGGCGGGCGGGCTCGCAGCAGTGCTGGCCTCCGGCAGCTTCCAGGCTGAAGTCGCAAAGACCGCCGCCACGCGAGACAAGCTCATCGCCAACCGCCGCCAGCCACTGACCGGTGTCAGTGAGTTCCCTCAGATCGGCGAGCGTCGGCCTGAGGCCACCAATTCGCCAGTCCCCGATGTGCGAGCTGGGATCCGCGTTCCCGGACCCGGCCCGGCGACCACTGCGACGCCACTCCCGCCCCGTCGACTGGCTGAGCCCTATGAGGCGCTGCGCGCCGCCGCGGAGGCAGCAGCAAGCAAGCCCACGATCTTCCTGGCCAACATTGGTACCGGCCCCTCGTATGTCACGCGGGCAACCTTCTCCAGCAACCTGTTTGCCACCGGTGGTGTCGATGCAGTTGGCGACGGTGGCTACGCCGATGCCGCAGCGGCAGCGGAGGCCTTCAAGGCTTCGGGCGCACAGGCCGCTGTCATCTGCGGGACCGATGCTGCCTATACCGAGCAAGGAGTGGCCTATGCCCAGGCGCTGAAGGCCGCTGGTGCCAGCTTCGTCTACCTGGCCGGACGTGCAGGTGATGCCAAGGATCAGTACGAGGCCGCCGGCATTGACGACTTCGTCTATATGGGAGTCGATGTGCTTTCCACCCTGCAACGCCTACACACCAAGTTGGGAGTCTGA
- a CDS encoding succinate dehydrogenase/fumarate reductase iron-sulfur subunit, which yields MGYTAKFKIWRGDNGSGALQDYSVEVNEGEVVLDVLHRVQAEQANDLAIRWNCKAGKCGSCSAEVNGKPRLMCMTRMNTFEEEQTITVTPLRAFPVIRDLVTDVSFNYKKAREVPSFQPPVGLKPGEFRMEQKDVERSQEFRKCIECFLCQNTCHVVRDHEENHEAFAGPRVLMRVAELDMHPLDTLDRKEMAQDELGLGYCNITKCCTEVCPEHIHITDNALIPLKERVADVKYDPIRWLGSKIGVRKSSD from the coding sequence ATGGGTTACACGGCGAAGTTCAAGATTTGGCGTGGCGACAATGGCAGTGGCGCCCTTCAGGACTACTCAGTTGAGGTCAACGAGGGCGAGGTCGTGCTTGACGTCCTGCATCGCGTGCAGGCCGAGCAGGCAAATGACCTCGCCATCCGCTGGAACTGCAAGGCCGGCAAGTGCGGCTCATGCAGCGCAGAGGTCAATGGCAAGCCGCGCCTGATGTGCATGACACGCATGAACACCTTCGAAGAGGAGCAGACCATCACGGTCACGCCACTTCGCGCATTCCCGGTCATTCGCGACCTCGTCACCGACGTGTCCTTCAACTACAAGAAGGCCCGTGAAGTGCCCTCCTTCCAGCCTCCCGTTGGGCTCAAGCCAGGCGAGTTCCGTATGGAGCAGAAGGACGTTGAGCGCAGCCAGGAGTTCCGCAAGTGCATCGAGTGCTTCCTGTGCCAGAACACCTGCCACGTTGTCCGCGATCACGAGGAGAACCACGAGGCCTTCGCTGGTCCTCGCGTACTGATGCGTGTTGCTGAACTCGACATGCACCCTCTTGACACCTTGGATCGCAAGGAGATGGCTCAAGACGAGCTCGGATTGGGCTACTGCAACATCACCAAGTGCTGCACAGAGGTCTGCCCGGAGCACATTCACATCACTGACAATGCGCTGATTCCTCTCAAGGAACGCGTCGCTGACGTGAAGTACGACCCAATCCGTTGGCTGGGCAGCAAGATCGGTGTACGCAAGAGCTCTGATTGA
- a CDS encoding fumarate reductase/succinate dehydrogenase flavoprotein subunit — MENIERIERYKFDVVVIGAGGAGLRAAIEARANGKSAAVLSKSLFGKAHTVMAEGGIAASMGNVNDRDNWQVHFGDTMRGGKFLNHYRMAELHAKEAPERVWELEAWGALFDRTKDGKISQRNFGGHEYPRLAHVGDRTGLEMIRTLQQRIVALQQEDKKASGDFESGLKVFAECSVTKIFMTGEGEDRRVAGVLAYWRPSGTFVLFESESVVLATGGIGKSFKVTSNSWEYTGDGHAMALECGGSLVNMEFLQFHPTGMVWPLSVKGLLVTESVRGDGGVLTNSEGRRFMFDYIPDVFKSKYATTEEEADRWYTDPDNNLRPPELLPRDEVARAINSEVKAGRGSPHGGVFLDVSKRLPADVIKAKLPSMWHQFKELADVDITLEPMEVGPTCHYVMGGVEVDPDTQAAIGVPGLFAAGEVGGGLHGSNRLGGNSLSDLLVFGRRAGQFAAEHVDQVRGAGKQTQVSEADLQEALDWALAPFTRVEGESPYAIQYDLQDTMNALVGIIRTKSEIEEALVKIQEFKTRMANMKVVGGRAYNPGWHLALDLPKQLLVSQCVAMAALVREESRGGHTRDDFPEMSDEWRKVNLIVRAEGQDVTIEKQDLPTMTSELAALFDESELSKYMTQEELDSLVVRTL, encoded by the coding sequence ATGGAAAACATCGAGCGCATCGAGCGGTACAAGTTTGACGTTGTCGTCATTGGCGCTGGCGGAGCTGGTCTTCGTGCGGCAATCGAGGCACGCGCAAATGGCAAGAGCGCCGCAGTGCTCAGCAAGTCCTTGTTCGGCAAGGCGCACACCGTTATGGCTGAGGGCGGCATCGCTGCATCCATGGGCAATGTCAATGATCGTGACAACTGGCAGGTGCACTTCGGCGACACCATGCGTGGTGGCAAGTTCCTGAACCACTACCGGATGGCCGAGCTGCACGCCAAAGAAGCTCCTGAGCGCGTATGGGAGCTTGAGGCTTGGGGCGCGCTGTTTGACCGCACCAAGGACGGCAAGATCAGCCAGCGCAACTTCGGTGGCCATGAGTACCCACGCTTGGCGCACGTCGGCGACCGCACTGGTCTTGAAATGATCCGCACCCTGCAGCAGCGCATCGTTGCCCTGCAGCAGGAAGACAAGAAGGCCAGCGGCGATTTCGAGTCCGGGCTCAAGGTCTTTGCAGAGTGCTCGGTCACCAAGATCTTCATGACCGGCGAGGGCGAAGATCGTCGCGTTGCTGGCGTGCTGGCCTATTGGCGTCCAAGCGGCACCTTCGTACTCTTTGAGTCAGAATCCGTTGTGCTGGCCACCGGCGGCATCGGCAAATCTTTCAAGGTCACAAGCAACTCCTGGGAGTACACCGGCGACGGCCACGCAATGGCTTTGGAGTGTGGTGGCTCGCTGGTCAACATGGAGTTCCTGCAGTTCCACCCCACAGGCATGGTGTGGCCACTGAGCGTCAAGGGCCTGCTGGTCACTGAGTCGGTGCGCGGTGATGGTGGAGTCCTGACCAACTCAGAGGGCCGCCGCTTCATGTTCGACTACATCCCCGACGTCTTCAAGAGCAAGTACGCGACCACTGAAGAAGAAGCAGATCGCTGGTATACCGACCCCGACAACAACCTGCGTCCGCCAGAGTTGCTGCCGCGAGACGAGGTTGCGCGTGCGATCAACTCCGAGGTCAAGGCGGGCCGCGGATCGCCCCATGGTGGGGTGTTCCTGGACGTCTCCAAGCGACTGCCGGCGGATGTCATCAAGGCCAAACTTCCTTCGATGTGGCACCAGTTCAAGGAATTGGCCGATGTCGACATCACTTTGGAGCCGATGGAGGTGGGACCGACCTGCCATTACGTCATGGGAGGCGTCGAGGTCGACCCCGACACTCAAGCGGCTATCGGCGTCCCCGGGCTGTTCGCGGCCGGTGAGGTCGGTGGCGGTCTGCATGGCTCAAACCGCCTTGGCGGAAACTCGCTGTCTGATCTGCTCGTCTTCGGGCGCCGTGCCGGTCAGTTTGCTGCAGAGCATGTGGACCAGGTACGTGGAGCCGGAAAGCAGACCCAGGTCAGCGAAGCCGATCTGCAAGAGGCACTCGACTGGGCACTGGCCCCTTTCACCCGAGTTGAGGGTGAAAGCCCGTACGCCATTCAGTACGACTTGCAGGACACCATGAACGCGCTCGTCGGGATCATCCGAACCAAGTCGGAGATCGAAGAGGCGCTGGTCAAGATTCAAGAGTTCAAGACACGCATGGCGAACATGAAGGTGGTCGGTGGTCGGGCATACAACCCGGGCTGGCACCTGGCACTTGATCTTCCCAAGCAGTTGCTGGTCTCGCAGTGCGTAGCCATGGCAGCACTCGTCCGCGAGGAGTCGCGTGGTGGTCACACTCGCGATGACTTCCCCGAGATGAGCGATGAGTGGCGCAAGGTGAATCTCATCGTGCGCGCCGAAGGCCAGGACGTCACGATCGAGAAGCAGGATCTGCCGACCATGACCTCTGAACTGGCGGCTCTGTTCGACGAATCCGAGCTCAGCAAGTACATGACTCAAGAGGAACTCGACTCACTAGTGGTAAGGACACTCTGA
- a CDS encoding serine hydrolase has translation MRKFVVAGLAGCLAFGLTFTPASAAGLGGEQLDLPGIQVDLTGGAAPLPPIPVRTWILADATNGQVYAARRAHKPRPPASTLKTLTALTVLPRLDPTGTFTATRKAAQSEGAKAGLQVGQQYTIEQLLYGMMLPSGNDAAIALAQANGGVRTTIAQMNALADQLQAVDTEAKGPNGLDKPGQVSTAYDLALIARAAMARPDFATIVSTKRYEFPSKGGGSHTIYNLNQMLTSGFKGALGVKTGFTSNAGRTFIGAANRKGHTLIFVGMGIKESTKIAAEDALAWGFKNLDRLRPIGTLVDPLTPLPGESAAPLTAAAQAADVPAANPEPTRTPDPVASAAISQAALKIPTAPAQAPSWWLALIVLAVIGVLLLAFNASRNRRRRYR, from the coding sequence ATGCGCAAGTTTGTGGTGGCGGGTCTGGCCGGATGTCTGGCTTTCGGGCTCACCTTCACACCTGCCAGTGCCGCCGGACTCGGCGGCGAGCAATTGGACCTGCCAGGGATTCAGGTTGATCTCACAGGCGGGGCAGCTCCGCTTCCACCGATCCCGGTTCGCACGTGGATTCTGGCCGACGCGACAAACGGCCAGGTGTACGCAGCCAGGCGAGCCCACAAACCTCGCCCTCCTGCCAGCACGCTCAAGACGTTGACGGCCCTGACGGTCTTGCCTCGCCTTGATCCAACTGGCACATTCACCGCAACTCGCAAGGCCGCCCAAAGTGAGGGCGCCAAGGCTGGGCTCCAGGTCGGACAGCAGTACACAATCGAGCAGTTGCTATACGGAATGATGCTGCCAAGCGGAAATGACGCAGCGATCGCCTTGGCGCAGGCCAATGGCGGAGTCCGCACCACCATTGCGCAGATGAACGCTCTCGCTGATCAGTTGCAGGCCGTTGACACCGAGGCCAAGGGCCCAAATGGACTCGATAAGCCAGGACAGGTGTCAACTGCCTACGACCTTGCACTCATCGCGCGCGCTGCCATGGCCCGACCCGACTTCGCCACGATCGTGTCAACCAAGCGATATGAGTTTCCGTCCAAGGGTGGCGGCAGCCACACGATCTACAACCTGAATCAGATGCTCACCAGCGGATTCAAAGGCGCGCTAGGCGTCAAGACCGGATTCACCAGCAACGCGGGTCGCACCTTCATCGGAGCAGCGAACCGGAAGGGACACACCCTGATCTTTGTCGGCATGGGTATCAAGGAGTCGACGAAGATTGCCGCTGAAGATGCGCTTGCCTGGGGCTTCAAGAATCTGGACAGACTTCGACCCATTGGGACTTTGGTTGATCCACTCACGCCATTGCCGGGCGAATCTGCTGCACCGCTCACGGCTGCAGCGCAGGCAGCCGATGTTCCAGCGGCGAACCCTGAGCCAACTCGAACCCCAGATCCTGTTGCCTCAGCCGCCATCAGCCAGGCTGCATTGAAGATCCCCACTGCTCCAGCCCAAGCGCCTTCCTGGTGGCTGGCGTTGATCGTGCTTGCCGTCATCGGCGTGCTGTTGCTTGCGTTCAACGCCAGCCGCAACCGACGTCGCCGCTATCGCTGA